The genomic window AATTGAGCCTGACGTAACGCCCTGCGCATTCCGGGTGATGGATTTTTCATGTCGTTTCAAGCGCGAGCGCGATGAAGGTTCCTAATGAACGCGGTGTCTCAATGCGATTTCCGCTCGCCGGCCGCCGGGGAGGAACCCTGTTCCTGCCGCCTCGTTTTTTCTTGCGAGGAGTACTGTCATGAATGTACGGGACGAGCACACCCGATCGCTCTGGATGGATGTTTCGGTTGCCGACGCGCCGGCGCTATCCGGTACGGTGGGTACGGACGTCGTCGTTGTCGGTTCTGGAATTGCCGGGATGTCGGTCGCCTATGAGCTTGCCAGCCACGGACGCTCGGTCGTGGTGCTGGACCGCGGCGGCATCGGCAGTGGGATGACGGCGCGCACCACCGCTCACCTGGCAACGGCGCTCGACGACGGCTACGACGAGTTGGTGAGGGTGCGCGGCCCTGACCGTGCGCGGCACTACTATCAGAGCGTCGCTGCCGCGATCGATCGCGCCGAGGTCATCCAGCTTGCCGAGCATATCGATTGCGATTTTCAACGCGTCGACGGTTACTGGGTGCTGTCGCCCGAAACGCCCGCATCCGAACTTGACGAGGAATTGGTTTGCTGTCGCAAGCTCGGAATTCCGGTCGAAAACCGGATCGAGCCAACGCCGTTCCATGCCGAGGGCCAGGTGCGTTCGCTACGCTTTGCCCGGCAGGCGCGCCTGCACCCGACCAAATACCTCGCGGGTCTGGCGAGCGCACTCGAGCGCCGGGGGGCGCGGCTCTACGCCGACACCTGTGTTGAGAGCATCCGTCAACAGCATGGCGACATGGTCGTGACGACCGCCTCAGGCCACGAGGTCCACGCTGCCGACGTGGTGGTCGCGACGAACTCGCCCGTCAATGTGCAGGTGGCGATCCACACCAAGCAGGCGCCTTATCGCACCTATGCGCTCGCCGCGAAGATTGCGGCCGGCGCGCTGGAGGATGCGCTCTATTGGGATACGCTCGATCCCTATCATTATGTCCGACTCCAGCCGTTCTCTGCCGACGAGGATATCGTGATCATCGGCGGGGAAGATCATAAATCGGGCGAAGCGAACGACGGCGTACAGCGCCTTGACGCGCTCGAGCGCTGGGCACGCGATCGCTTGACGGGGTTGAGCGAGGTCACCCATCGCTGGTCCGGCCAGGTGCTGGAGCCGGTCGATTTCACCGGCTTCATTGGCCGCAGCCCCGGCGAGGAGCATCTCTTCATCGTCAGCGGCGATTCCGGGCAGGGGATCACGAACGGGCTCGTCGCCGGCCTGTTGGTGACGGATCTGATCACGACGGGCGCGAGCCCTTGGGAAGAAGTCTACGCTCCGTCACGGAAGATTCAGAAGAACATCGGCGAGTTCATCAGCGAGAACATCACGCCGCTGAAGAATTTTGCGGAATATCTTGCGGCGAGCGAGATGGCGAGCGTCGAACGGCTGCGGCCGGGCGAGGGGCGTCTGGTCCGCAGCGGCCTGAAGAAGATTGCCGCTTGCCGGGACCGTAACGGACGTCTGCATCTGCACTCGGCAAGCTGCACCCATCTCGGCTGCGTCGTGCACTGGAATGCGCTGGAGCAGTGCTGGGATTGCCCGTGTCACGGCTCGCAATTCGCGCCCGACGGCACCGCACTCAATGGCCCGGCGGTGTCGCCGCTTGCGAGCGCGGAGAAGCCGGTCAATCTCGAAGCCGCGGAGTGAGCGGCAATCCCTCGAAAAGCTGCGGGCAGGCCTTTAAGGACCTCCGCCGCCGCTGAGCTGTGGTTCGCGGATGTGCGTCGCATGTGGACGATGATGCATTGCGACGTAACCTGACTATTCCTCGCGGGGCTTGCCGGCTATATGCTCGCGCTCTGTCATCGAACTGTCATGTACCCCAAAATGCTGAAGTCAGACTCAACACCGGCCCGCAAGACTCCGGGCGCGCCGGATGGGAATCCTGCTCCAAAGGACAACAAGAGAACGCAAGTCGTCGCCGGCTTCCTCAGGCAGATTGAACCCGCCGGGCCAGGCGCAGAACCTCGGATCGAGGACGCCGTGAGTGATCAGACGTCATCGCAAGAGACGACGCCCGATCCGGAACCAGCCCCGTCGAGCGTTGACGCGCGTTCGGCCGGTGAAATCGAACTCAAGCTTCTCGTCGATGCCGATCGCATGGCGCATTTCAACGCTGCGCCGGTCATCACGGCGAACGCGCGCAATAAGGGCACGCGCAAGCATCTCAAGTCCGTCTATTATGACACGCCCGACCGCGCGCTTAGGCGTAGCGGCCTTAGCTTGCGCGTACGCCAGAGCGGCGCGCGCTTCGTGCAGACCGTGAAGACTGACGCCGCGGACGATCCGCTGCGCCGCGGCGAGTGGGAGGCGAGCGTGCCGTCGCTGGCGCCCGATCTCGCTCTGGCGATGCCTTTCATTCCGGAGAATCTTCGCTGCCACCTCGAGGCGCGGCCGCTCGAAGCCGTCTTCACCGCCGACGTCCATCGTCATGCGCGGATGGTCGATCTGCCGTCCGGCACGGTCGAAGTCGCCTTCGACCAGGGCGAGCTGACGGCCGGCGATGGTTCGCTGCCGGTGAGCGAGATCGAGCTGGAGCTCAAGAGCGGCAGCGCAAGCGCGATCTATGAGGTCGCGCTGCGGCTTGCGGAACGCGGGGCGGTGAAGCCGTCCATCCGCACCAAGTCGGAGCGTGGCTTCGACCTTGCCGCCGGCAAGCCGCCCTCGGCACGGCGCCCGCGGAAACTTCGCCTCGATCCGTCCGTGACCCTTGACGAGGCCTTCGCGACGATCCTGCGCTCCTGCTTCCATCATCTGCTTCAGTCGCTGCCCGCCGCCGAGGACGGCCGCAATCCGGAAGGCGTCCATCAGCTTCGCGTTGCGCTGCGCCGGTTGCGCTCGGCGCTGGACCTGATGCGATCGGTCGGCGCGCTCAGCAATCTCGATGCGTTGCGGTCGGAGGCGCGCTGGCTGGCGCAGGATCTCTCCGCCGCGCGAGACTGGGATGTGTTCCAGCTCGAGACATTGCCGACAATCGCAAAAGCCTGTCCTTCGATCGCCGGCTTCGATGCGCTCGGCCGCGCCGCGGCCGGGCGTCAGGCTGACGCCTATCGCAAGGCGCATGATGCGCTCGCCGACCGCCGCTGCGCCGTGTTCCTGATCGGCCTCGGCGGCTGGATCGAGACACGCGGCTGGCGCAACGACGTCGCCGCCGAAGATCTCGGCCAGCTCGCCGAGCCCGCCGTCAACTTCGCGCAGCGCATCTTGTCGGAGCGATACGCCAAGGTGCTCAAGCGCGGGCGCCGCTTCAAGTCGCTCACGATCGAACAGCTGCACCGGGTGCGGCTCGCGACGAAGCGGCTGCGCTATCTCAGCGAGTTCCTGCTGCCGCTGTTTGCCGATCGGAAGTCTGCGAGAAAATTTGCCCGCAGGCTCGCCGGTTTGCAGGAGGAACTCGGCGCATTCAACGACATGGTCGTCACGGCATCGTTGCTGGATCGGCTCGATGCCGAGCCCGACAGCGCCATCGCCGCGGCGGCGATCGCCGGCTGGCAGGCGCGCGCGTCGGTTGGCGTGCAGCCCGCCTTGCAAAGTACGTGGCGCGATTTCACCGCGGCGCGCGTGCCCTGGTCTCGCCGGACCGCACAAGACTGATCGTATTCCTCAAAAAGTTGCGGCCAGCCATTGGGGGATGGCTGGCCGCGCGCGAACCGGTCTGGGACGGGGAGGGGTGGGGATGTGACCGGGTCGCGTAACCTGTTGTCTCGTTCCTAATCTCTGGCGCTGGCGGTGGAGACCGCCGGCTTGGTATCGCCGAGCGAGACCCAGACGTTGGGATCGCTCTGCGACTGGCGCTTGACGAAGCGGTAGCCGGTCTCGGTCCAGGCAACGACGCTCTCGTTCTGATTGTCGAGAACGAACTCGCCCTTGTCGGTCTTCACCGTCAGCACCGCGTGGCCTTCGCCCTTCTTGTCGCGCACGACGGTGATGAGCAGGGCCTCGCGCGGCCATCCGGCATCGATCAGCATCTTGCGCTTCAACAGCACGTAGTCTTCACAGTCGCCGTAACCGTCCGTCGGCAGCGACCACTTCTCGATCACGCCCCAGTGCTCCTGATCGGTCAAAGGCTTCACGGTCTCGTTGACCCAGCGATTGACCTTGACGAGGTCGCGCCATGCAGCCTGCGACATCACGATGTCGCGTGCCTGCGTCGGCCCGCCCTTGCACTGAGCGGCATTGTCCGCACAGAACTCGACCCAGCCGATCGGCGCACGCGTGGTGTCGCCGAGGCTCGCGTAGAGCAGACGGCCTTCGCCGGCCTGCGCTGTCGCGCTGATCCCGAAGAGCATGGCGGCCAGCGCCAGCCCTTTCCCCTGTCCCCTGAAGTCAAACATTGCGGCCCCCGTTTCTTGTTGGGACCACATTTCGCACGGAGCTTTTGAGTTGCCGCTAAGTCAGCCAAGTCAAGTCGAGACGAATGCAAGTAAAAGGCGCGGCGAATTCGATCTATACTTGAATCGAATTCTCATAAAATTTGAGATGACTGCAATTGATTCAAATTTTATCTATTAACACGCAAACGCTGGCGGAGCCGTTGTTTGCGCGCACGTGCACCCCTCGCGTTAACTCGCGTAGAGCGGGTCGCAACGCACGAAAAGGCGGCGTCCGCATCGCGGAGGCCGCCTTCGAGGCTGGAAATGCAGTGGTTTTGACGTCGTCGCGCTTTACCGCGCGGTAACGCTCTCTTCGAGTGTCTCGGCCGGCTGCTCGTGCATGAATTCGAGGGCGAAGCCGTCTTCGAGGTTTCGGACCACACGGCCCTGGACCCGGCCGAGCAGAACCGTCGATTTCAGCGGCGGGCGGTTCTCCGCGGCAATCGCGGCGCCTGACAGCGACAGGTCGATGATGCGGCAGGTCATCTTGGTGCCGTCCTCGAGCGTCAGCACCGCGATCGGATTGCGCGGCACGATACGATCGTGACGGCGGTCCTCCGGCAGGTTGAGGATGTCGCGGTTGGCGAGCCAGGTCAGCTGGGCCGCGAGCTTGTCGCGCTTCCTCGGCGTTGCCCCGATCGTCATGGCAAAGCCATTGTCGATGATCCGGGTGATCTTGCCCTCGACCCGGCCGATATGGTCGAGATAGGCGACGACGCGGTCGCCGACATTGCCGATGCCGGGGGCCAGCAGCGCGAGGCCGCCCGGCGACATGTTGATCACCTGGCAGGGGAATTCACGGCGGTCCGGCAGCATGTAGCGGCCGAGCAGGTGCACTTTCACCCGCTGGAAACGCCGACGCTCTTCGGCGGCCGGAAGAAATTTTCTGTTCGCTAACGCCATTTCCAACACCCGACCCCCCGCCCGGGCGGAGTCCGGCACGACCCTAAGGTGCATAGGGTTAATGCCGCGTTAGGATCGGCGCGCCGGTAACGGACAGACACAATGCGCTCGAAAAGCCACATCAAGGGCGGGC from Bradyrhizobium zhanjiangense includes these protein-coding regions:
- a CDS encoding FAD-dependent oxidoreductase, giving the protein MNVRDEHTRSLWMDVSVADAPALSGTVGTDVVVVGSGIAGMSVAYELASHGRSVVVLDRGGIGSGMTARTTAHLATALDDGYDELVRVRGPDRARHYYQSVAAAIDRAEVIQLAEHIDCDFQRVDGYWVLSPETPASELDEELVCCRKLGIPVENRIEPTPFHAEGQVRSLRFARQARLHPTKYLAGLASALERRGARLYADTCVESIRQQHGDMVVTTASGHEVHAADVVVATNSPVNVQVAIHTKQAPYRTYALAAKIAAGALEDALYWDTLDPYHYVRLQPFSADEDIVIIGGEDHKSGEANDGVQRLDALERWARDRLTGLSEVTHRWSGQVLEPVDFTGFIGRSPGEEHLFIVSGDSGQGITNGLVAGLLVTDLITTGASPWEEVYAPSRKIQKNIGEFISENITPLKNFAEYLAASEMASVERLRPGEGRLVRSGLKKIAACRDRNGRLHLHSASCTHLGCVVHWNALEQCWDCPCHGSQFAPDGTALNGPAVSPLASAEKPVNLEAAE
- a CDS encoding CYTH and CHAD domain-containing protein; amino-acid sequence: MLKSDSTPARKTPGAPDGNPAPKDNKRTQVVAGFLRQIEPAGPGAEPRIEDAVSDQTSSQETTPDPEPAPSSVDARSAGEIELKLLVDADRMAHFNAAPVITANARNKGTRKHLKSVYYDTPDRALRRSGLSLRVRQSGARFVQTVKTDAADDPLRRGEWEASVPSLAPDLALAMPFIPENLRCHLEARPLEAVFTADVHRHARMVDLPSGTVEVAFDQGELTAGDGSLPVSEIELELKSGSASAIYEVALRLAERGAVKPSIRTKSERGFDLAAGKPPSARRPRKLRLDPSVTLDEAFATILRSCFHHLLQSLPAAEDGRNPEGVHQLRVALRRLRSALDLMRSVGALSNLDALRSEARWLAQDLSAARDWDVFQLETLPTIAKACPSIAGFDALGRAAAGRQADAYRKAHDALADRRCAVFLIGLGGWIETRGWRNDVAAEDLGQLAEPAVNFAQRILSERYAKVLKRGRRFKSLTIEQLHRVRLATKRLRYLSEFLLPLFADRKSARKFARRLAGLQEELGAFNDMVVTASLLDRLDAEPDSAIAAAAIAGWQARASVGVQPALQSTWRDFTAARVPWSRRTAQD
- a CDS encoding transglutaminase-like cysteine peptidase, whose product is MFDFRGQGKGLALAAMLFGISATAQAGEGRLLYASLGDTTRAPIGWVEFCADNAAQCKGGPTQARDIVMSQAAWRDLVKVNRWVNETVKPLTDQEHWGVIEKWSLPTDGYGDCEDYVLLKRKMLIDAGWPREALLITVVRDKKGEGHAVLTVKTDKGEFVLDNQNESVVAWTETGYRFVKRQSQSDPNVWVSLGDTKPAVSTASARD
- a CDS encoding PilZ domain-containing protein, giving the protein MALANRKFLPAAEERRRFQRVKVHLLGRYMLPDRREFPCQVINMSPGGLALLAPGIGNVGDRVVAYLDHIGRVEGKITRIIDNGFAMTIGATPRKRDKLAAQLTWLANRDILNLPEDRRHDRIVPRNPIAVLTLEDGTKMTCRIIDLSLSGAAIAAENRPPLKSTVLLGRVQGRVVRNLEDGFALEFMHEQPAETLEESVTAR